The nucleotide window TCAGGTCTTAGACTAGTGGCCACAGCTTTCTCGCTCAGTGTGCGTTGTACGGATTTTCCCATCTTATGAATTCGCATTGGATCTTCCTGTTTAGCAGAGTAAGAAGCACATGGGCTAAAAAAAGGGCAAACAGAGGTTGATTCTTGTGCAGACTCATCTTGCTGTCGCCAGAACAAGTGAAGGCAGTCACAGTGGCTCATGCCCTCATTTGGCCCCCAGTTTTTGTCTCAGGGCTTCATAAAGTGAATAGAATTCTTGATCTGTTAACCACTCCCACCACTACCATCACTGCTCTGTTAAGCACTAGCGTTACCTAGTGACTCACAGCGGGAATCCATTGGAATAGTTCTGCCATTGGCAACGCTGTTTTCTGGCAGTTTTCTGTTCAGCACCATTCTTGGCTTGCTGACTGCCAAGTTTCTTCTCTTCCCGTGAGGGTGGAAACATCCTCGTGCATCATTCCTTTCTTGGTACACTTCACCTGCTaatctttttctttgacttttcaaAGCCAAATGAATGTCCACTTCCTGTGAATTAGCCTTGAGAGTAAAAAGCAGGATGGATCTGCCGAATCTGTGTCTGGTAATATCTCtctacacgtgtgtgtgtgtgtttcatttcaTAGTTGAGCTTGTGCAGTGAACACGGAGCAGGAAGTTCAGGCTTAAGACGCTCATCCTGACGTTCAGCAACCTGAAGATGTTGGTTTCTTGTCATCCTttgtgggctgtgtgtgtgtgttcgtgtgtatGACACATCTACTTAAGTTTTTTACTGAGGATGGTTTTTGTTTGGTAACCAAGAAAACTTTATCTCGATTAGTATAAAACAAAGCTGCATGAGTATCTTTTCTTTCTACAGTTTTAGTTTCAATAGAAAATCATGTCACATGGACAACACCAGTTCTGAGCTTGCTGCAGTGGAATTGCAGTGAGCTTTGTTGTCAGTCTCCAAATGCCCTCTTCTGGCTGACtgggggaaaagcaaaaaatcatGATAATTATCCCTGGCAAATGTCCCCAGTGATTTCCCTCCAGCACACTCCCCTATATCTGTTGGAACATTCGCACCAAGTAATTCTGGTGGAGAACAGTCACTCAGCCCTAGACTACCTTATTAGCTGTCTGAGTTTGCAAAATTTGACAAGAATCTCTTGCGGGTTTAGGAGCAGAAACCACAAACATTCTAATCCCAGGCTGGGTTGTTTATTTCACGCCTTCTGATGCTTCTACAGCTGCTCTCGTATGTCAGCTCTGCTTGTTTGGACCACGAGACTTTGTTCAGTTTTCTGGGTTTCGTAATCTGAGTGATTAGACAGAGTGTAGGACGTGTCTCTCACGACTGGAAATGGAACGCAGACAGAACACcagagggcgtgtgtcattttcTGAAATCCTGTTTACTGTTCCATCCTGGAAGCAAACAGCTTAGATTGATGACCTTTAGTCCCTGAAAGCTGCTTGCCTCTTGCCTGGTGTTCTGTTTGCTGGGCccatggatattttaacagagAAACACCTGTGTTCAGGGTCAAGCCATTCATTAAAGCACCaactttgtaaataaaatgtaaaacacatgGACACAAAGAGAGTTGATTTGCTGATATTCTGTACGGGGGACTCCTTGAGGAGTCTCTGGGTGCCGAGTGATGGTTGGCCGGGTTGACTTTGGTCTCCTGGACCCAGATGGTCCATCGAAAGGAGACACGTGGACGTGGGTGTTCCAACCGGGTCATGCTGAAGCCTTAGCGGTTTTGGCTTCAGGGTCACAGTTTTTACGAGCAGATGAGATGAGCCCTTTTCATGCCGCGGACATCAGGTCCCCTGGCTTTGGTGGTAGGTGACAGAGCAGAGCTTTTGAATCACGGGCCTCCATCCTAAGGACGCCTCGTTGTGCCGTCGGAGAACTGAGTCTCTGTGGCTGGTGTTCCCCCCTTGCTCACGGGAAAAAAACGTTTTGTTTACTAGCTTCATGATTGGGTGTTTTGAAAACATGGCTCGCCGTTTGCACTGCTTCTTGGGGCAGGGGGCTGATTGCGTGATGTCGTTCTCCCCTGTCCTCTGtcccccttcccctgctgccCCCGCAGCAGCCTGAACAGTGTCAACAGCAGCGACTCGCGGTCCAGCGGCTCCCACGGCTCCCACTCGCACTCGCCCAGCTCCCACTACCGCTACCGCGGCTCCAGCCTGGCCCAGCAGGCGCCCGTGAGGCTGTCCAGCGTGTCCTCCCATGACTCAGGGTTCATCTCCCAGGACGCCTTCCAGTCAAAGTCGCCATCCCCCATGCCGCCGGAGGCCCCCAACCAGGTAAGGGCCCTTGGCTCCTGGAGCAGCCGCAGCACCTGGGGCCTGGACCACCCTCAGTGGCTGGAACCAGGGAGGGACCTGGGCTTGGACAGACCCCTGTCTTCTGACGGGAAACCTCTGGTTTAATTTCTCATCTCTAGAGGAGCTGTTCCCCTGAAGGGAGAGATACCGTAAGTGGGGGGGGATGGAAGCTTACGATCATCATGCCGGTGATGGTTGAGTCACTGCATTGATTTGGGGAGTTTTCACACGTACACAGACTCAAAGAGGTTTGGCCACTCCCTGGCGTCCTTGTAAGTGCCCGGCTTAGCGCGACGTAGTAATTAACGGGCATTTGCCAATGGGGGCGGAGATTCTGTCATTGAACAGTGCCTTGGAGACCTGCCCTGGCACCCTCAGCTTCCTTTTATCGATTTGTGTTGAGAATGAGAAAGCATCTTCAGAGCCCACGCAGGTAATTCTGTTGGCACCTTGCTCCCGGGAGAAGGGGAGGTGTTGAGTCTCTTTGACCACAGTTGGGTTGGATGGCGCTAGGCGCCCAGCGCAGTGGGTCCAGCCAGAGCAGAAGGCAGGAGCCGGGCATCGGAACACCCTTCACCTGCTCCCCTCTGTCCGCTTTTTGTGCCAGTGGGTTGGCCTCTAGATTAGTAAGCAGCACGACCTGACCTATAGACACCGGGAAGCGTGAACCTCCAGGGTGCCTCTCAGCACCATCCGCTGGGGAGCATGTGGCTCCGAGCCCGTCGTGTACATTTCGAGGCTGACCACAGCCTTTGGTTCAAGATCCTTGGGATTCAGAAGGTCACGTGCTTGTCTTGTTCATCCAGGTATCCAATTTGCCTGACAGTCACCGAAtatctcctgtgtgccaggcaccgtccGAGGAGCTTCTGCCTGTGTTAACTGTGTAGTCCTGCCAACAACCACGCAGAGTGTTGTTGTCCCTGTTTTGTTgtggaaacggaggctcagagatgtaAAGCAATCTGCCCGAGTTGCACAGTTATGTGACCTGCAGGTTGGGGATCTGGAACCAGGGTTCCTGGCAACTGGTCCAGCACACTTTCTGTACCGCCCTGGCCATAAGGTGCCCCTGGCAGAGTGTTCTGGGGAGCACTCTACGTAGAAGCAGCACCTGAGGTGTTCTGGGAGCCTAGGTCACTCGCCTGGCACGTCTGACGTTGGTGAACCCAGAGCTGCTCAGCCCGGTGCTCCTTTTGGCATCTTACAGCCGTCCCCGGGGACTGTGGCCTGGCTCTGTCTTCCTGGGGTCGACACTCAATTTCAGATGGAAACGCTCGGAGCCAGGAGCTGCAGCTTCAAGTCCTGATGCGCTTGGGGTGCCTTGGCTCAGTCTTTGAGGGGTCAACACCCGCCCCCTGTCCGTCCCCACTATGTGTGGTGCTCAACCGCACCTGCGCGTCTTGCAAGCAGAGAGTGAGAGTGGTCAGAGGGGAAGCAGGGATTTGCAATTTCTCAAAGGCTTTTCTAATGTGCAGCGTCAtcctgtgtgtgtttttaacaaCTGACACATTAACAAAGTGTTGCGCACTGACACtcctttctaaaaaaaagaagctgtgtGCTCCAGCCTTGCTGTGCGTGTGTGGATCAGGCTGAATGAAGTGGGCTTTCTGTCTCCAGTAACGTCGAGGGAAGCAGAAGGTAGCTTGTTGGGATTTACTGAAATCTGAAAGCCGGTACCCAAGATATGCTTGACTAGCAACTCCAGGGTAGTTTTAATAAACTCAGGGATACTGCAAAATTTAATtgagaattctatttttttaaaaaggcattacaGCTGCCTTTAAGGCAGAGgggaaatttaaggaaattgtaCACATCACACAGGCCAGAGGGTACAATCTCCTGGAGGAAGTAGTGTTACCTTAAtttgggtgggaggaagggagcaaACATCCGCAAGGGGGAGATCCCTCAGGTACACGGCTGTAAATGAATGCCGCGTGGCAGGATGTGTTCAGAATTCTCCCGTTTTCCTCCACTCTGCTCTTTTCAAATTGTGCCATGTGTGCCTAGGAGTGAGGGACCACGTGTGCAGCTAGGCTCCTGCCTAGAACCGTTCACTCCATCAAGGCAAGGagttcttcaggaaaaaaatgagtagaaGTCAAAAGAAATATGAACCTGCAGTCCTGGGGTGATTTACTGgttcttttttcaaattgaacATATTTGAGTTACAGGAACCAAAATAAATAGTCCTGGTAAATTACAGTGataactgatttttatttatagttGATTAAGCACTATATACATAGATGCACAAACACAAGATCTCATATAATCTTCATCTGATAGATATTATTGATCCCTATTCTAAAGATGAAGGAAAATTGAGGTTTGGAGAGATTAAGCCCATGGTTCCTTGACTGGGaagtggcagaaaaaaaagacttcaatCTAAACCTTCAGACTTCAGATCCTGGACGGTTAACCAGACACCGAGCTGGGGAAGTGGCCAGAACCTCCACCATGGGGCCTGGCCTTGCTTGGGCTCCTCGGAGCTGCATGCATTGTGGAATGCCTTTTCAGTTCCTTGCTCTTGCAGGATGGGAGGCTAAAGATCTGTCCTTTTGTAGGAACCTTTCTTTGGCGGGTGAAAGGGGTGGACAGAAACACGGATCTGGCCTCCTTGCCAGTGAATACAGGGACACTTCCAGGGGAATAGTAGAGAAGGCGCAGACTTCCTTATACAAATGGGATGAGACTGCAGTTAACAGTGAAGAAAAAGCAGATACCTGGGTGGGCCCGAAGCACTATCCTGGGGGACCCAGTTACATGGAAGAGATGGTCATTGTCACTCATCCATTCAGCACTTTTAAACACCTGCCACATGCCAGGACAGGACCAGAACATCGCGAGGTAGTGGTGAACTAACAGGCAGTCTCTGCCTCTGCCGAAGGTTAGGAGCTGGAAGCAGGTTCCCTGGCCCACACCAGGAGACTGGCAGGGACTGGAGGTTTAATAAAATCAGGCTGAAGAGATGTTTTCGCAAGCCAGACTTCCTTTCTGTGATGTCCCAGATCTCGCCAGGATGCTTCATCTCTCCCTACGACGGCCACTGGAAACAttgccctaaccactggacgtcACTGCCTCAAACCTCAAAATCACTCCCCAGGCAGAGAGACCTAAAATCATGTCTTGTGAAGATGCAGCTTCATAGCTGGAAGCCACCCACATCCAGAGGTTGCATGGGACGAAGGGAGAGAGTCCAGGAATTAGAGCCGTTCTAGGCAGACATGGAGCAAAAAACCCAAGTTGGGGGTCAGTCCTCTTGCAATAACGCCTGGACACCTGAGAGATGTAAAAGTCATGGCATCCCTTGGGCCCTGGGCCTATGGCACTAGAGAACACAGGGAGTCCAGCACCTTGACCACACTCCCCTGTGCCAGGCGCACACACAGATGGCGGGGCTCTGGGGGCCTTGCAGTCCGGCAGGTCTGGGGCTCGCTGGGTCTcatgcttcctctctctccaggGCTTGGAAGCCTCTGTGTGGGTGcagctttgggggaaaaaataaccctaaccctctgcttctctcatccttccctcttctgtatatttgtctgtctctctgtgcgtgcccttctcccctcctgccccccccatctttttattttttatgaccgTTCTTTTTTGGTGGCGTGTGGTCCCCTCGTGTGGTCCCTCCCCTGCTGCAGAACTCGTCCAGCTCGGCCTCCTCTGAAGCCTCGGAAACCTGCCAGTCAGTGAGCGAGTGCAGCTCGCCCACCTCGGTCAGCTCAGGCTCCACCATGGGCGCCTGGGCGTCCACGGAGAAGGTGACCGGCTGGGGTCccagcctctcccccatcccctgccagctgctccccgcACAGCCGCAGGAACCTGGAAACTCAAAATCTCCACCAAGAGTGGCCCCTcttggggacagagggagggacagGACTGAGGGCTTTTTCCAGAATGGGTGCCTGGCCCTGAGCAATGACTTCGCGGTCGTccggagggagaggaaggggtatGGGGAACTCGGAGGTGTGAAGGCTTCTTCCCAGGACGTGGATGGTCATccatcttcccccttcccctcccctgcaccccacccACCATGGCCTCCTCTTCACCGTGCCCTTGGATGTGACACTTCACTGCGTCAGAGGCTGTGTGCTTTCCTGCCTTTTAGTTGCAATCACCCCACCCTTcaccctgatttggaatctgctCCTGAACCGtgatgattttggaaacctgGAATGAACAGCTTTCAGTTGacagttttgaatttaaaaatttgcacAATGAGATGAGCGAATCACCATCACTATGAAATTATTAGTGAAATAAGCGAAAACCATTGAGAGCACCACACATTAGGGACACTGATCATTTCCAAACTATTCTAAAATGTAGATAAAATATTTCCCCAACTGAATACTTACTTGGTGTCAAATACGCGGGCATTGTTTGCACCGTAGCGCTTTTCTCTCGCATCCTGGACCATCCATGAGTGGCAGAGCCCcgatgtttgttttatttgcaaatattcagATCTCCCCTGTCCCTTGAATGTCAATGCCATCTTGTATCTCCACACTCATCctgttatattaattttttttttccttttttcctccctttttttgtttgtttccagttgTCTAACGGGTTTTCTCACTATAGTTTATCAAGTGAGTCCCATGTGGGGCCCGTAGGGGCGAGCCTTTTCCCTCATTGCCTGCCCGCCTCCCGCCTGCTCCCTCGGGTCACCTCTGCCCACCTTCCAGACTACGCTCATTATTACACCATTGGGCCCGGCATGTTCCCGTCATCTCAGATCCCTAGCTGGAAGGTTTGTGTCTCTCCGCTCTCCTCTTGCCCTCTCCCCCGTCCCTCATTGCCTCTGTGCTCACCCCTCTGCTGCCCCacgattcccccccccccccacccctttcctctcACACTCTGCCTTCTTCCCCATAACACCTCCTCCCTAAGTAAATCCCCACCGGGGAGAACCGGGAACCAGCAGGCGGCGCTGAGATAGGAATGTCCACATGGAGCTGAGATTGGAGGAGCTCCCTTTAGGAGACACCAGTTAAGCCCCATTAGACCCCAGTAGACCCAGATGCGGCATTGCAGGGATGTCGGTCCCAAGTTGTAAGTCCAAGTTCTGCCCTCCTGGGGGTTTCCTGAGGGTGTCACTGTTACCAGGGAGGGGCTGTCCTCCTCGGCCATGTTGCCCAGACTGTTCCCTTGAACCCTTACGGGGCCATGGTAACAGAACCATGCCCCAAAATGTGGTGTGGCTTCTTatgttttttcttaaaagtacctgcagactttatttttagtcttAATTGTTTATAGTAAAACATGTTTGCTTTAATATAAAAACGAGaagtttttatattatttcctaGCAAGTCCGATTGATGCCAGGAGGATATTCTACCTTTATTTGGAGAGGAGGTCCCTAATTTGAATAGTAGGCCCCTAGGCGGCCCGCCATTGCGAGCAGGCCTTGACTTCCTCCCTCACAAGTGGTGCGGACCCCTCAGAATCTTTCTTCTGGCCCAGGggccttcccttcctctgtgAGGACCTCAGAGAGCACATCCTGAAGCGCCCTTTGGGGCGGGTTCCCGGAAGTGAGGTCCAGCCTCAGGGAGAGTGGCTGAAGTCCCTTTAGCGCCCCCTGGTGGCCACTCTAGGCGAGTGAGGTCCTTTGAGCTGCTAGGCCCCGCAGGGGGCCCCCAGACATGGGAGGGGAGGGCCTGGTCCCTGGGGATGTGCTCTTCACTGGCCGGTGCCTTCAGACACCATAGGCAGTTGGTCGGTTGTTTGATGGCTGTAACTAAGAGTCTCCCTCAGGCTACCTGCCCTGTTGTTGCGGGTTTTCAGTCTTTGGGCGGATGTGAGGAAAGGGGACGTACCCAGGGGACCCCCAGAGGATTTTCTGCTCCCTTCCTCTAGTGCCGGGtgagggcagaggaggggctgCTGGCCTGTCCCAGCCTGAGCTTCCCCCGAGGGGACCAGCTACCTTCTGTGGGCGGGCAGCTGTCTGGAGGCTTCTGTGGCCTCCCGGTGGAGGCAGAGGCCCTGGCGCCTGACCACACTTGTTCCACTTAGGACTGGGCCAAGCCAGGACCTTACGATCAGCCACTGGTGAACACCCTTCAGCGCCGCAAAGACAAGCGAGAGCCAGACCCCAGCGGTGGAGGCCCCGTCGCAGTGGGAGGCGCGCCCACCGCCGCTGAGGAGGCTCAGAGGCCGCGGAGCATGACCGTATCGGCCGCCACCAGGGTGACGCTCTTGTTCTCTACAGCTGGCTGGGCCCCTCGGGACCTGGCGGGGGCCACGTGCTGGCCAGCAACTGGAGGGATCCGAGCCCCTTCCCCCTACTCCCTGCTACAGCATTTAGAAGGCCCCCAGGGAAGGCCTTATATGGGAATTAGACTCTAGAACTTTCTAGAGCCTGGGTAGGGTCCAAGCAAATTGGCAGCCCCCTGGGCCCACAGACAGTGGCGGTCACGGGAGCAGAATAGGAGTCCTGTTGAGGCCCCCACTGGACGAGGAGTGCAGAAAGGCTCTGGGGGTATCAGACAGGGGACTCACGGCCCCGGTGGCTCATccgtctctctcctcccacctgcaGCCTGGAGAGGAGATGGAGGCTTGTGAGGAACTGGCCCTGGCCCTGTCTCGGGGCCTCCAGCTTGATACCCAGAGGAGCAGCCGGGACTCGCTTCAGTGCTCCAGCGGCTACAGCACCCAGACCACCACTCCCTGCTGTTCCGAGGACACCATCCCCTCCCAAGGTAGGAGCCTGAGCTTTCCAGCCGGGCTTCCTGAGCAGTGCCAGGTGAGGAAGGGGGCCCTCCCCGCTGGGCGGAGGCAGACGTGCGGGAGTCCGTCCAGCCACAGTAGAGCATCTTGGAATGCTCTGGAGGGCTCGTCTGTAGTTGTCGGGTCGCTGCCATGCAGGAAAGTGGCCAGATTTCACAGCttggtttgtttttcaccatCAGGGTACAGGGATGTCCCAATTTGAAGGCAGACAGATGCTGTTAATGATAACGACATCATTTGTGTTTGGCACTTCGTACCAAGCACtttctttattttcccatttattcttCACAATCGTTTATGTCATAAGTctatttatccccattttacatacatggagactgaggcccaagttcacacaataagcagcagagctggagtTTGCGTCAAAGGTCTGTCAGAGTCTGAAGCCCAAACTCCAGCCAAATTCTCTATGAACTTGCCTCCCTCACCGCcttccccagcacacacacacacaagccagcAAGATGGCAGGCTAGCCGCTCGGAGAGATCTGAGAGAGCTGACCAAGCCTATCGGCAGTCCTTCAGTCCAAGTCTCTAGGACAATGGGTCTCAGTGGAGGGCCACTTCGctgcccaggggacatttggcaatggctggagacatttttagtgGTCACTACTGGAGGGGGTGCTGCTGGCATCTGGTAGCCGGCCAGGGACGCTGCTGACCACCCCTCATACAGCACACAGCCCCGCCCCACCACACAGGACTTACCCGAAGGTCAGAGCGCTGCTCTTCAGAAACGAGCTCTACGATGCTCCGTCTGTATGCTTCCCCCTCCCACGTGACCCCGTTTTTGGAGAGAAAGTGAGCACCCCTCACTGATGGTGCCTTGTTTTCGGAGACTCGTTACCAGTAGCTCCACTGCTTTTCTAGCCCTCGCCTAACGAGTTGGTCATGAGGGAGGTAGTGAGGTCTGTGATGGTCCGTGTGGGGTTTGTCTCTCGCGTCAAATTCCGGGCTGGAGGGCCTGTAGAGGTTATTTGCTCTTTCCTCCCCCTTTACTCCTCCCAGAGGCGCTCAGAGGTAGCCTCGCTGCGGCCTGGCGGTTTTGCACTCGTCACCGCTCAGCGGTATCTGAGTGCGGGGCTGCTGTGTCCAGCGCTGCGCTTGGTGCTCAGCGTTCCCTTGGTGAACGAAACGACGGTCCCTGTCAGGGAGTTCTTAGATGGTGAGGCCTGCTAAGGCTGGCCCGGAAACCCCGGGAGGCTTGGGGTGAGATTGCGGGTGAAGTATGGCCTCGGGGGCCCTTTGTCCTCCCAACACAAAAGAATCAAAAAGCACAGCCACTGCCTCGGCGATTTCTAATCAGATCCTGTGATCAGTTTCAGATTACGATTATTTCTCTGTAAGCGGTGACCAGGAGGCAGATCAGCAGGAGTTTGACAAATCCTCCACCATTCCGAGAAACAGTGACATCAGCCAGTCCTACCGACGGATGTTCCAAGCGAAGCGCCCAGCCTCAACTGCTGGCCTCCCCACCACCCTCGGACCTGCTATGGTCACCCCAGGGGTTGCAACCATCCGACGGACCCCTTCCACCAAGCCTTCTGTCCGCCGGGGGACCATAGGAGCTGGTCCCATCCCCATCAAAACGCCCGTGATCCCTGTCAAGACCCCCACCGTCCCAGACCTCCCTGGGGTGTTGCCAGCCCCTCCAGATGGGCCCGAGGAGCGGGGTGAGCACAGCCCCGAGTCGCCGTCCGTGGGTGAGGGCCCCCAGGGTGGCACCAGCATGCCCTCCTCAATGTGGAGCGGCCAAGCCTCCGTCAACCCTCCTCTTCCAGGCCCGAAGCCGAGCATCCCCGAGGAGCACAGACAAGCAATTCCAGAAAGCGAGGCCGAAGACCAGGAACGGGATCCCCCAAGTGCCAGTGCCTCCCCAGGCCAGATTCCAGAGAGTGACCCTGCAGACCTGAGCCCAAGGGATGCCCCGCAAGGAGAAGACATGCTGAACGCCATCCGCAGGGGCGTGAAACTGAAGAAGACCACGACAAACGACCGCTCAGCCCCGCGCTTCACTTAGGCTCTCTTAGGCTCACAAGAAATGCTGCCAGTGGGGAACGAACTGTCTAATTAATAAGACCTAGTTTGTCTTGATCCATTCCAATCTGTAATCAAACAAAAGATTTTGTAGGCAACTCAGAACACAGCTCTTTTGAAAGTACTCGACACCTTTAGATAAGAATTAAAAGCAACATATGTAACTGACATAACCTTGATcttttaatttgtaaatattttttctttctgcacaTTTTAATCTTAagtttcccttttgatttttctgaaggtgccaaattccattttttacaagtctttgtaaaattttaaatgcataataaGGGGGGGAGGTCGGGCAGGGGAACCACGAAGTAGTAATTTCAGAAAAAAGGATAACTatacttagcttttttttttttcttttcttttctttcctgcaaGCTTTTGTAGATGCATTGTAGTAGTCTGGCTTAGACACAAATTCAAGTTATTGTAATGTACAAACAAAATGGGTAAGGGGTAAAAATCCTTATTCAAGTATACTACACTCGGGATGAGAAAAGCGGGAGTCAGTTGATGCGCAATATTAGGAGTGAGGGAACTCTGGAAATGGTAGGCTGTGTTgggaccgggggggggggggggggggggagggggggggagggtCGCGGGAGGGGCACACTGTCAACACAGCCGATCCTGTTACATTTAAGAGTAGCCTCGTAGGTTGAATTTCTAGTAGCTTCATGGTAAATGCATCCGAATAAGCCACACTGGATTGCAGTGTTTGTTTCTGTAGGGTGTTTAAGGACTTCCTTTCTCCCACCGTTGCTCCTGACTGCACACAGCACCCACCTCCAGTCCCGTGCATGCTGCCGCCACCAGGTAGACATAGAGCCCCCCACTTCAGTTACCTGTTAGTTATACCCACTTTCACTGAATCCAAACACATCCAGAAGGGTAAGgcagttttaaaaatgtgaaaacatttaaaaatgattgatAGCAGGGAATTCTTAGATACAGCAAATGCCTTTTACTTAACCGTGCCTAGCAGGCTGGGTGCGTTGAAAAGcccaaatattttggaaaaactgGAGCGGATTTAACAAGGGTAACCAGCTTGGAGTCTAGCAACTTGCCAATGTGTTTACCAGTCTGGGGGCTTGTTTTTCttatcttcttttaaataatGGCAGTTAACTGGCTTCATACTAAACATCAAAGAGAGGAGGATTTATTTCTCGTCACTGGGAATCTGACCAC belongs to Balaenoptera ricei isolate mBalRic1 chromosome 17, mBalRic1.hap2, whole genome shotgun sequence and includes:
- the MTSS1 gene encoding protein MTSS 1 isoform X2, which translates into the protein MEAVIEKECSALGGLFQTIISDMKGSYPVWEDFINKAGKLQSQLRTTVVAAAAFLDAFQKVADMATNTRGGTREIGSALTRMCMRHRSIEAKLRQFSSALIDCLINPLQEQMEEWKKVANQLDKDHAKEYKKARQEIKKKSSDTLKLQKKAKKVDALGRGDIQPQLDSALQDVNDKYLLLEETEKQAVRKALIEERGRFCTFISMLRPVIEEEISMLGEITHLQTISEDLKSLTMDPHKLPSSSEQVILDLKGSDYSWSYQTPPSSPSTTMSRKSSVCSSLNSVNSSDSRSSGSHGSHSHSPSSHYRYRGSSLAQQAPVRLSSVSSHDSGFISQDAFQSKSPSPMPPEAPNQNSSSSASSEASETCQSVSECSSPTSVSSGSTMGAWASTEKLSNGFSHYSLSSESHVGPVGASLFPHCLPASRLLPRVTSAHLPDYAHYYTIGPGMFPSSQIPSWKDWAKPGPYDQPLVNTLQRRKDKREPDPSGGGPVAVGGAPTAAEEAQRPRSMTVSAATRPGEEMEACEELALALSRGLQLDTQRSSRDSLQCSSGYSTQTTTPCCSEDTIPSQVSDYDYFSVSGDQEADQQEFDKSSTIPRNSDISQSYRRMFQAKRPASTAGLPTTLGPAMVTPGVATIRRTPSTKPSVRRGTIGAGPIPIKTPVIPVKTPTVPDLPGVLPAPPDGPEERGPKPSIPEEHRQAIPESEAEDQERDPPSASASPGQIPESDPADLSPRDAPQGEDMLNAIRRGVKLKKTTTNDRSAPRFT
- the MTSS1 gene encoding protein MTSS 1 isoform X4, which encodes MEAVIEKECSALGGLFQTIISDMKGSYPVWEDFINKAGKLQSQLRTTVVAAAAFLDAFQKVADMATNTRGGTREIGSALTRMCMRHRSIEAKLRQFSSALIDCLINPLQEQMEEWKKVANQLDKDHAKEYKKARQEIKKKSSDTLKLQKKAKKGRGDIQPQLDSALQDVNDKYLLLEETEKQAVRKALIEERGRFCTFISMLRPVIEEEISMLGEITHLQTISEDLKSLTMDPHKLPSSSEQVILDLKGSDYSWSYQTPPSSPSTTMSRKSSVCSSLNSVNSSDSRSSGSHGSHSHSPSSHYRYRGSSLAQQAPVRLSSVSSHDSGFISQDAFQSKSPSPMPPEAPNQLSNGFSHYSLSSESHVGPVGASLFPHCLPASRLLPRVTSAHLPDYAHYYTIGPGMFPSSQIPSWKDWAKPGPYDQPLVNTLQRRKDKREPDPSGGGPVAVGGAPTAAEEAQRPRSMTVSAATRPGEEMEACEELALALSRGLQLDTQRSSRDSLQCSSGYSTQTTTPCCSEDTIPSQVSDYDYFSVSGDQEADQQEFDKSSTIPRNSDISQSYRRMFQAKRPASTAGLPTTLGPAMVTPGVATIRRTPSTKPSVRRGTIGAGPIPIKTPVIPVKTPTVPDLPGVLPAPPDGPEERGEHSPESPSVGEGPQGGTSMPSSMWSGQASVNPPLPGPKPSIPEEHRQAIPESEAEDQERDPPSASASPGQIPESDPADLSPRDAPQGEDMLNAIRRGVKLKKTTTNDRSAPRFT
- the MTSS1 gene encoding protein MTSS 1 isoform X1; this encodes MEAVIEKECSALGGLFQTIISDMKGSYPVWEDFINKAGKLQSQLRTTVVAAAAFLDAFQKVADMATNTRGGTREIGSALTRMCMRHRSIEAKLRQFSSALIDCLINPLQEQMEEWKKVANQLDKDHAKEYKKARQEIKKKSSDTLKLQKKAKKVDALGRGDIQPQLDSALQDVNDKYLLLEETEKQAVRKALIEERGRFCTFISMLRPVIEEEISMLGEITHLQTISEDLKSLTMDPHKLPSSSEQVILDLKGSDYSWSYQTPPSSPSTTMSRKSSVCSSLNSVNSSDSRSSGSHGSHSHSPSSHYRYRGSSLAQQAPVRLSSVSSHDSGFISQDAFQSKSPSPMPPEAPNQNSSSSASSEASETCQSVSECSSPTSVSSGSTMGAWASTEKLSNGFSHYSLSSESHVGPVGASLFPHCLPASRLLPRVTSAHLPDYAHYYTIGPGMFPSSQIPSWKDWAKPGPYDQPLVNTLQRRKDKREPDPSGGGPVAVGGAPTAAEEAQRPRSMTVSAATRPGEEMEACEELALALSRGLQLDTQRSSRDSLQCSSGYSTQTTTPCCSEDTIPSQVSDYDYFSVSGDQEADQQEFDKSSTIPRNSDISQSYRRMFQAKRPASTAGLPTTLGPAMVTPGVATIRRTPSTKPSVRRGTIGAGPIPIKTPVIPVKTPTVPDLPGVLPAPPDGPEERGEHSPESPSVGEGPQGGTSMPSSMWSGQASVNPPLPGPKPSIPEEHRQAIPESEAEDQERDPPSASASPGQIPESDPADLSPRDAPQGEDMLNAIRRGVKLKKTTTNDRSAPRFT
- the MTSS1 gene encoding protein MTSS 1 isoform X11, with product MEAVIEKECSALGGLFQTIISDMKGSYPVWEDFINKAGKLQSQLRTTVVAAAAFLDAFQKVADMATNTRGGTREIGSALTRMCMRHRSIEAKLRQFSSALIDCLINPLQEQMEEWKKVANQLDKDHAKEYKKARQEIKKKSSDTLKLQKKAKKGRGDIQPQLDSALQDVNDKYLLLEETEKQAVRKALIEERGRFCTFISMLRPVIEEEISMLGEITHLQTISEDLKSLTMDPHKLPSSSEQVILDLKGSDYSWSYQTPPSSPSTTMSRKSSVCSSLNSVNSSDSRSSGSHGSHSHSPSSHYRYRGSSLAQQAPVRLSSVSSHDSGFISQDAFQSKSPSPMPPEAPNQDWAKPGPYDQPLVNTLQRRKDKREPDPSGGGPVAVGGAPTAAEEAQRPRSMTVSAATRPGEEMEACEELALALSRGLQLDTQRSSRDSLQCSSGYSTQTTTPCCSEDTIPSQVSDYDYFSVSGDQEADQQEFDKSSTIPRNSDISQSYRRMFQAKRPASTAGLPTTLGPAMVTPGVATIRRTPSTKPSVRRGTIGAGPIPIKTPVIPVKTPTVPDLPGVLPAPPDGPEERGEHSPESPSVGEGPQGGTSMPSSMWSGQASVNPPLPGPKPSIPEEHRQAIPESEAEDQERDPPSASASPGQIPESDPADLSPRDAPQGEDMLNAIRRGVKLKKTTTNDRSAPRFT